In Quercus lobata isolate SW786 chromosome 12, ValleyOak3.0 Primary Assembly, whole genome shotgun sequence, a genomic segment contains:
- the LOC115971835 gene encoding uncharacterized protein LOC115971835 isoform X2 translates to MVPIWYLSLMIFLDLCSARVWAVHAERNGSDKPGYSIVPELDGVVLFGHNARVWDCCISDSLIVTAGEDCTSRMWGLDGKQLLMIKEHIGRGIWRCLYDANSSLLITAGFDSAIKVHQLHGFWSKGSDGRAEVKEFIDRTEIFTARIPASSEHNGLMDSKSEYVRCLHFTCEDSLYVATNQGYLYHAKLSKTRDVKWTELVQVSNEVPIVCMDILSLKSSELSGGVEDWLAVGDGKGYMTIVKVLSDVSAPKVSLTFSWQAGMERQLLGTYWCKSLGYRYIFTTDPKGTLKLWGLYDPSPSVSHSSAGHYNVSLIGEFASCFGIRILCLDASFEEEVLVCGDLRGNLVLFPLLKSLLLNTSVASEEKMSPINYFKGVHGISSVSSVSFARLSSNQIEICSTGGDGCICYLEYDRDQKHLEFIGMKQVKELSLIQSVSEDNDSVDDLASGRYAAGFASVDFIIWNLITETKVVQIPCGGWRRPHSYYLGDVPEMKNCFAYVKDEMIYIHRNWILDGEGKIIPRNLHVQFHGREMHSICFVSENLQLRANGKHNLYSRFSWIATGCEDGTVRLTRYTPGVENWSASKLLGEHVSGSAVRSICCVSEIHVFASEANTISDGRNRQVVDTDNGENPFLLISVGAKRVLTSWLLRNRRLDKEEALADQQYSEIGSSNKPSSGVSSSMSFQWLSTDMPAKYSSSHKYPEDAEKLVGAAENVSSTKVDAISHFQGKGKMDIKPCLGDKYEDDWRYMAVTAFLVKYAGSRLTVCFVVVACSDATLALRALILPYRLWFDVALLAPLSSPVLALQHVIVPICLPSEESIQKGKVYIVISGATDGSIAFWDLTGSIEAFMLRVSTLHVEKFIDCQKRPRTGRGSQGGRWWRSLSSSLSKRRVGSGLVTTKGGDGTDHNKLNHVASRTELLINDSESSAAACSQATTSLQLEVNTDDSSSETCEIRPSHVLNNVHHDSESSAPACSQATASLQSEVNTDDSSSEIYEIRPLHVLNNVHLSGVNCLHVSDIKDCQSSLGGFLFNIISGGDDQALNYLRFELFLLATVTDDEFVTPDIRNSISGPEITRPFVTYGENQNKNYAIKFLYHEKIASAHSSAIKGVWTDGCWVFSTGLDQRVRCWSFEKHGKLTEHGCLVISVPEPEALDARACGRNNYQIAVAGRGMQIVEFSGICEMDGGE, encoded by the exons ATGGTTCCAATCTGGTATCTGTCTCTGATGATC TTTCTTGATTTGTGCAGTGCTCGTGTTTGGGCGGTTCATGCTGAAAGAAATGGTTCTGACAAGCCTGGGTATTCTATTGTGCCTGAACTTGATGGTGTTGTGCTGTTTGGTCACAATGCTAGAGTTTGGGATTGCTGTATTAGTGATTCT TTAATTGTCACTGCGGGTGAGGATTGCACATCTCGCATGTGGGGATTGGATGGAAAGCAGCTTCTGATGATCAAGGAGCATAT AGGAAGGGGCATTTGGCGTTGTTTGTATGATGCGAACTCTTCGCTTCTCATTACTGCTGGATTTGATTCTGCAATTAAAGTGCATCAGCTGCATGGTTTTTGGTCTAAGGGCTCAGATGGACGTGCTGAGGTAAAAGAGTTTATTGACAGAACAGAGATATTCACTGCTCGTATCCCTGCTTCATCAGAGCATAATGGACTAATGGACAG CAAAAGTGAATATGTCCGTTGTTTACATTTCACATGTGAAGATTCCCTTTATGTTGCCACGAATCAGGGTTATCTTTACCATGCTAAATTATCCAAAACCAGGGATGTAAAATGGACTGAACTTGTCCAAGTCAGTAACGAGGTTCCTATTGTATGTATGGATATTTTATCCCTAAAATCATCTGAGCTTTCTGGTGGTGTTGAGGATTGGCTTGCTGTGGGAGATGGTAAAGGATACATGACAATTGTCAAAGTTCTTAGTGATGTTTCTGCTCCTAAAGTGAGCCTCACATTTAGCTGGCAAGCTGGAATGGAGAGACAGCTCTTAGGAACTTATTGGTGCAAGTCATTGGGATATAG GTACATCTTCACCACTGATCCTAAAGGAACGTTGAAGCTGTGGGGGTTATACGATCCTTCACCATCAGTTTCTCACAGCTCTGCAGGGCATTATAATGTGTCTCTAATTGGGGAATTTGCATCATGTTTTGGAATAAGAATATTGTGTTTGGATGCATCTTTTGAGGAAGAG GTTCTGGTGTGTGGGGACTTACGTGGTAATTTGGTGCTATTCCCATTGTTGAAAAGCCTATTGCTGAATACATCGGTTGCCTCAGAAGAGAAGATGTCcccaataaattattttaagggagTACATGGGATATCAAGTGTGTCCAGTGTTTCATTTGCTAGATTAAGCTCCAATCAGATTGAAATATGTTCA aCTGGAGGAGATGGGTGCATATGCTATTTGGAATATGACAGAGATCAGAAACACTTGGAATTTATAGGGATGAAACAAGTGAAAGAATTGAGTTTGATTCAATCTGTATCTGAAGATAATGACTCTGTTGATGATTTGGCAAGTGGTCGCTATGCAGCTGGTTTTGCATCAGTAGATTTTATAATATGGAACTTGATAACTGAGACaaag GTTGTGCAAATACCATGTGGTGGATGGCGGCGTCCTCATTCTTATTATCTTGGTGATGTACCAGAGATGAAGAACTGCTTTGCATATGTCAAG GATGAAATGATCTATATTCATAGAAATTGGATACTTGATGGGGAGGGGAAAATAATCCCCAGGAATTTGCATGTGCAATTCCATGGGAGAGAGATGCATTCCATATGCTTTGTATCTGAAAATTTGCAACTCAGAGCTAATGGGAAGCACAACCTTTATTCTAGATTTAGTTGGATTGCAACTGGCTGTGAAGATGGAACTGTCAGGTTGACTAG GTATACACCAGGTGTTGAGAATTGGTCTGCATCAAAATTGCTTGGGGAGCATGTTAGTGGATCAGCTGTAAGATCAATATGCTGTGTGTCAGAGATACACGTATTTGCATCAGAAGCGAACACCATATCCGATGGGAGGAACAGACAAGTCGTTGACACGGATAATGGAGAGAATCCATTTTTACTGATTTCAGTTGGTGCAAAGCGGGTCTTGACTTCTTGGTTACTAAGAAATAGGAGGTTAGACAAGGAAGAAGCACTTGCTGATCAGCAATATAGTGAAATTGGAAGTAGCAATAAGCCTTCATCAGGAGTGTCCTCATCAATGTCATTTCAGTGGCTTTCTACTGACATGCCAGCCAAGTATTCAAGCTCTCATAAATATCCAGAAGACGCTGAAAAATTAGTTGGTGCAGCAGAAAATGTTTCTAGTACAAAAGTTGATGCAATATCACATTTTCAAGGGAAGGGGAAGATGGACATAAAGCCTTGCCTTGGAGATAAATATGAAGATGATTGGAGATACATGGCTGTCACTGCTTTTCTTGTTAAATATGCTGGTTCCAG gtTAACTGTctgctttgttgttgttgcttgtTCAGATGCAACACTTGCGCTGAGGGCTCTAATCTTGCCCTATCGTTTATG GTTTGATGTTGCTCTGTTGGCTCCTCTATCATCACCAGTTTTGGCATTGCAGCATGTCATTGTCCCAATATGTCTTCCTTCTGAAG AAAGCATTCAGAAAGGAAAAGTGTATATTGTGATTAGTGGAGCTACTGATGGTAGTATTGCCTTCTGGGATTTGACTGGGAGTATTGAAGCTTTTATGCTGCGGGTGTCGACTCTTCATGTAGAAAAGTTCATTGATTGTCAGAAACGGCCACGCACAGGGAGGGGAAGTCAGGGGGGGCGATGGTGGAGATCATTAAGCAGTAGTCTATCTAAGAGAAGAGTAGGCAGTGGTTTAGTTACAACGAAAGGTGGAGACGGAACAGATCACAATAAGCTAAACCATGTTGCAAGTAGAACAGAATTGCTAATAAATGATTCTGAAAGTAGTGCTGCAGCTTGTTCTCAAGCCACTACCTCCCTTCAGTTAGAAGTGAATACAGATGACTCCTCATCTGAGACATGTGAAATAAGGCCTTCGCATGTTCTAAATAATGTTCACCATGATTCTGAaagtagtgctccagcttgttCTCAAGCCACTGCTTCCCTTCAGTCAGAAGTGAATACAGATGACTCCTCATCTGAGATATATGAAATAAGGCCTTTACATGTTCTAAATAATGTTCACCTATCTGGTGTTAATTGTCTTCATGTTTCAGATATAAAAGATTGTCAAAGTTCTCTCGGTGGttttttgttcaatataatAAGTGGGGGTGATGATCAAGCTCTTAACTATCTTAGATTTGAATTGTTTCTATTAGCAACAGTCACAGATGATGAGTTTGTGACACCAGACATCAGAAATTCAATTAGTGGACCTGAAATTACAAGGCCTTTTGTTACTTATGGAGAAAACCAGAACAAGAATTATGCCATCAAATTCTTATATCATGAGAAAATTGCATCAGCTCACAGCTCTGCCATAAAAG GTGTTTGGACGGATGGCTGTTGGGTGTTCTCTACTGGTCTTGATCAGCGTGTCAGATGCTGGAGTTTTGAAAAACACGGAAAATTAACTGAGCAtggttgtttagtcattagtgtgcCAGAGCCAGAAGCATTGGATGCTAGAGCCTGTGGCAG AAACAATTATCAGATTGCTGTTGCTGGAAGAGGGATGCAGATTGTTGAGTTTTCTGGAATCTGTGAAATGGACGGGGGAGAATGA
- the LOC115971835 gene encoding uncharacterized protein LOC115971835 isoform X1, translating to MSKSMAEETRTQWSLQCSQYLGEISALCFLHFPTHLSSLPFLLAGSGSQLMLYDLESGKMLRSFHVFDGIRVHGITCLFIDCTEGTVSSKLGFQLAVFGESRVKLFSLVIELFLGTQNQSEVSVNLNLLHLLPKFGNWVLDVCFMKGFVSSYNEGSHCLAIGCSDNSVHVWDILNSIVILEVQSPERCLLYSMRLWGDNIEALRIASGTIFNEILVWKVVPKYNAPSSKSPVEDHFDQSYPFSNHVLFHYQQFEAVHMDKLAGHEGSIFRITWSSDGSNLVSVSDDRSARVWAVHAERNGSDKPGYSIVPELDGVVLFGHNARVWDCCISDSLIVTAGEDCTSRMWGLDGKQLLMIKEHIGRGIWRCLYDANSSLLITAGFDSAIKVHQLHGFWSKGSDGRAEVKEFIDRTEIFTARIPASSEHNGLMDSKSEYVRCLHFTCEDSLYVATNQGYLYHAKLSKTRDVKWTELVQVSNEVPIVCMDILSLKSSELSGGVEDWLAVGDGKGYMTIVKVLSDVSAPKVSLTFSWQAGMERQLLGTYWCKSLGYRYIFTTDPKGTLKLWGLYDPSPSVSHSSAGHYNVSLIGEFASCFGIRILCLDASFEEEVLVCGDLRGNLVLFPLLKSLLLNTSVASEEKMSPINYFKGVHGISSVSSVSFARLSSNQIEICSTGGDGCICYLEYDRDQKHLEFIGMKQVKELSLIQSVSEDNDSVDDLASGRYAAGFASVDFIIWNLITETKVVQIPCGGWRRPHSYYLGDVPEMKNCFAYVKDEMIYIHRNWILDGEGKIIPRNLHVQFHGREMHSICFVSENLQLRANGKHNLYSRFSWIATGCEDGTVRLTRYTPGVENWSASKLLGEHVSGSAVRSICCVSEIHVFASEANTISDGRNRQVVDTDNGENPFLLISVGAKRVLTSWLLRNRRLDKEEALADQQYSEIGSSNKPSSGVSSSMSFQWLSTDMPAKYSSSHKYPEDAEKLVGAAENVSSTKVDAISHFQGKGKMDIKPCLGDKYEDDWRYMAVTAFLVKYAGSRLTVCFVVVACSDATLALRALILPYRLWFDVALLAPLSSPVLALQHVIVPICLPSEESIQKGKVYIVISGATDGSIAFWDLTGSIEAFMLRVSTLHVEKFIDCQKRPRTGRGSQGGRWWRSLSSSLSKRRVGSGLVTTKGGDGTDHNKLNHVASRTELLINDSESSAAACSQATTSLQLEVNTDDSSSETCEIRPSHVLNNVHHDSESSAPACSQATASLQSEVNTDDSSSEIYEIRPLHVLNNVHLSGVNCLHVSDIKDCQSSLGGFLFNIISGGDDQALNYLRFELFLLATVTDDEFVTPDIRNSISGPEITRPFVTYGENQNKNYAIKFLYHEKIASAHSSAIKGVWTDGCWVFSTGLDQRVRCWSFEKHGKLTEHGCLVISVPEPEALDARACGRNNYQIAVAGRGMQIVEFSGICEMDGGE from the exons ATGAGTAAATCAATGGCTGAAGAGACTCGAACCCAGTGGAGTTTACAATGCAGTCAGTACCTTGGAGAAATCTCAGCCCTCTGTTTCCTCCACTTCCCAACCCACCTCTCTTCTCTCCCTTTTCTCCTCGCTG GTTCGGGTTCACAACTCATGCTTTACGATTTAGAATCAGGAAAGATGTTAAGGTCCTTTCACGTATTCGATGGGATTCGCGTGCATGGCATTACTTGTTTATTCATTGATTGTACGGAAGGAACTGTTTCCTCTAAGCTTGGCTTTCAACTTGCTGTCTTTGGTGAAAGCAGAGTCAAACTCTTTAGCCTTGTCATTGAATTGTTTCTGGGTACTCAAAATCAGTCCGAGGTTTCTGTGAATTTGAACCTATTGCATTTGTTGCCCAAGTTTggcaattgggttttggatgTTTGTTTTATGAAG GGCTTTGTGAGTTCTTACAATGAGGGGAGCCATTGTCTTGCAATAGGGTGTAGTGACAACTCCGTCCATGTGTGGGATATCTTGAATTCTATTGTGATTCTTGAAGTTCAGTCTCCAG AGAGGTGCCTCCTTTATTCCATGAGGCTATGGGGTGACAATATCGAAGCTCTCCGTATTGCATCTGGTACTATTTTTAATGAG ATTCTTGTTTGGAAGGTGGTTCCTAAGTATAATGCTCCATCTTCGAAGAGTCCTGTGGAAGACCATTTTGATCAGAGCTATCCATTTTCCAACCATGTCCTATTTCATTATCAGCAGTTTGAAGCTGTTCATATGGATAAACTTGCTGGACATGAAGGATCAATCTTCCGCATAACCTGGTCCTCTGATGGTTCCAATCTGGTATCTGTCTCTGATGATCGTAG TGCTCGTGTTTGGGCGGTTCATGCTGAAAGAAATGGTTCTGACAAGCCTGGGTATTCTATTGTGCCTGAACTTGATGGTGTTGTGCTGTTTGGTCACAATGCTAGAGTTTGGGATTGCTGTATTAGTGATTCT TTAATTGTCACTGCGGGTGAGGATTGCACATCTCGCATGTGGGGATTGGATGGAAAGCAGCTTCTGATGATCAAGGAGCATAT AGGAAGGGGCATTTGGCGTTGTTTGTATGATGCGAACTCTTCGCTTCTCATTACTGCTGGATTTGATTCTGCAATTAAAGTGCATCAGCTGCATGGTTTTTGGTCTAAGGGCTCAGATGGACGTGCTGAGGTAAAAGAGTTTATTGACAGAACAGAGATATTCACTGCTCGTATCCCTGCTTCATCAGAGCATAATGGACTAATGGACAG CAAAAGTGAATATGTCCGTTGTTTACATTTCACATGTGAAGATTCCCTTTATGTTGCCACGAATCAGGGTTATCTTTACCATGCTAAATTATCCAAAACCAGGGATGTAAAATGGACTGAACTTGTCCAAGTCAGTAACGAGGTTCCTATTGTATGTATGGATATTTTATCCCTAAAATCATCTGAGCTTTCTGGTGGTGTTGAGGATTGGCTTGCTGTGGGAGATGGTAAAGGATACATGACAATTGTCAAAGTTCTTAGTGATGTTTCTGCTCCTAAAGTGAGCCTCACATTTAGCTGGCAAGCTGGAATGGAGAGACAGCTCTTAGGAACTTATTGGTGCAAGTCATTGGGATATAG GTACATCTTCACCACTGATCCTAAAGGAACGTTGAAGCTGTGGGGGTTATACGATCCTTCACCATCAGTTTCTCACAGCTCTGCAGGGCATTATAATGTGTCTCTAATTGGGGAATTTGCATCATGTTTTGGAATAAGAATATTGTGTTTGGATGCATCTTTTGAGGAAGAG GTTCTGGTGTGTGGGGACTTACGTGGTAATTTGGTGCTATTCCCATTGTTGAAAAGCCTATTGCTGAATACATCGGTTGCCTCAGAAGAGAAGATGTCcccaataaattattttaagggagTACATGGGATATCAAGTGTGTCCAGTGTTTCATTTGCTAGATTAAGCTCCAATCAGATTGAAATATGTTCA aCTGGAGGAGATGGGTGCATATGCTATTTGGAATATGACAGAGATCAGAAACACTTGGAATTTATAGGGATGAAACAAGTGAAAGAATTGAGTTTGATTCAATCTGTATCTGAAGATAATGACTCTGTTGATGATTTGGCAAGTGGTCGCTATGCAGCTGGTTTTGCATCAGTAGATTTTATAATATGGAACTTGATAACTGAGACaaag GTTGTGCAAATACCATGTGGTGGATGGCGGCGTCCTCATTCTTATTATCTTGGTGATGTACCAGAGATGAAGAACTGCTTTGCATATGTCAAG GATGAAATGATCTATATTCATAGAAATTGGATACTTGATGGGGAGGGGAAAATAATCCCCAGGAATTTGCATGTGCAATTCCATGGGAGAGAGATGCATTCCATATGCTTTGTATCTGAAAATTTGCAACTCAGAGCTAATGGGAAGCACAACCTTTATTCTAGATTTAGTTGGATTGCAACTGGCTGTGAAGATGGAACTGTCAGGTTGACTAG GTATACACCAGGTGTTGAGAATTGGTCTGCATCAAAATTGCTTGGGGAGCATGTTAGTGGATCAGCTGTAAGATCAATATGCTGTGTGTCAGAGATACACGTATTTGCATCAGAAGCGAACACCATATCCGATGGGAGGAACAGACAAGTCGTTGACACGGATAATGGAGAGAATCCATTTTTACTGATTTCAGTTGGTGCAAAGCGGGTCTTGACTTCTTGGTTACTAAGAAATAGGAGGTTAGACAAGGAAGAAGCACTTGCTGATCAGCAATATAGTGAAATTGGAAGTAGCAATAAGCCTTCATCAGGAGTGTCCTCATCAATGTCATTTCAGTGGCTTTCTACTGACATGCCAGCCAAGTATTCAAGCTCTCATAAATATCCAGAAGACGCTGAAAAATTAGTTGGTGCAGCAGAAAATGTTTCTAGTACAAAAGTTGATGCAATATCACATTTTCAAGGGAAGGGGAAGATGGACATAAAGCCTTGCCTTGGAGATAAATATGAAGATGATTGGAGATACATGGCTGTCACTGCTTTTCTTGTTAAATATGCTGGTTCCAG gtTAACTGTctgctttgttgttgttgcttgtTCAGATGCAACACTTGCGCTGAGGGCTCTAATCTTGCCCTATCGTTTATG GTTTGATGTTGCTCTGTTGGCTCCTCTATCATCACCAGTTTTGGCATTGCAGCATGTCATTGTCCCAATATGTCTTCCTTCTGAAG AAAGCATTCAGAAAGGAAAAGTGTATATTGTGATTAGTGGAGCTACTGATGGTAGTATTGCCTTCTGGGATTTGACTGGGAGTATTGAAGCTTTTATGCTGCGGGTGTCGACTCTTCATGTAGAAAAGTTCATTGATTGTCAGAAACGGCCACGCACAGGGAGGGGAAGTCAGGGGGGGCGATGGTGGAGATCATTAAGCAGTAGTCTATCTAAGAGAAGAGTAGGCAGTGGTTTAGTTACAACGAAAGGTGGAGACGGAACAGATCACAATAAGCTAAACCATGTTGCAAGTAGAACAGAATTGCTAATAAATGATTCTGAAAGTAGTGCTGCAGCTTGTTCTCAAGCCACTACCTCCCTTCAGTTAGAAGTGAATACAGATGACTCCTCATCTGAGACATGTGAAATAAGGCCTTCGCATGTTCTAAATAATGTTCACCATGATTCTGAaagtagtgctccagcttgttCTCAAGCCACTGCTTCCCTTCAGTCAGAAGTGAATACAGATGACTCCTCATCTGAGATATATGAAATAAGGCCTTTACATGTTCTAAATAATGTTCACCTATCTGGTGTTAATTGTCTTCATGTTTCAGATATAAAAGATTGTCAAAGTTCTCTCGGTGGttttttgttcaatataatAAGTGGGGGTGATGATCAAGCTCTTAACTATCTTAGATTTGAATTGTTTCTATTAGCAACAGTCACAGATGATGAGTTTGTGACACCAGACATCAGAAATTCAATTAGTGGACCTGAAATTACAAGGCCTTTTGTTACTTATGGAGAAAACCAGAACAAGAATTATGCCATCAAATTCTTATATCATGAGAAAATTGCATCAGCTCACAGCTCTGCCATAAAAG GTGTTTGGACGGATGGCTGTTGGGTGTTCTCTACTGGTCTTGATCAGCGTGTCAGATGCTGGAGTTTTGAAAAACACGGAAAATTAACTGAGCAtggttgtttagtcattagtgtgcCAGAGCCAGAAGCATTGGATGCTAGAGCCTGTGGCAG AAACAATTATCAGATTGCTGTTGCTGGAAGAGGGATGCAGATTGTTGAGTTTTCTGGAATCTGTGAAATGGACGGGGGAGAATGA